The following are encoded in a window of Dioscorea cayenensis subsp. rotundata cultivar TDr96_F1 chromosome 16, TDr96_F1_v2_PseudoChromosome.rev07_lg8_w22 25.fasta, whole genome shotgun sequence genomic DNA:
- the LOC120279415 gene encoding 60S ribosomal protein L39-2 — MILSSRFFRVSSPPRSPRSNFAAAMPSHKTFVIKKKLAKKMRQNRPIPHWIRLRTDNKIRYNAKRRHWRRTKLGF, encoded by the exons ATGATTTTATCTTCTCGCTTTTTTAGGGTTTCTTCTCCGCCGCGCTCTCCGAGATCCAACTTCGCCGCCGCAATG CCGTCGCATAAGACGTTCGTTATCAAGAAGAAGCTTGCGAAGAAGATGAGGCAGAACAGGCCCATTCCTCACTGGATCCGCTTGCGTACTGACAACAAAATAAG GTACAATGCGAAGCGCCGGCACTGGCGCCGTACgaagctagggttttga